Genomic window (Zingiber officinale cultivar Zhangliang chromosome 2B, Zo_v1.1, whole genome shotgun sequence):
CTGCCAACAAAACAGCTATCTTACTAGTAAGGAATCCTGAGATCCCAACAAAGAGTTCAGTCGGTGACAATGCTAAGGTCGTAGTACCTCCCATTCGATACTTCAACATGACCGCACTGGTGGCAATGACTAGTACCAGAGGTACCCATTGCCTCTTTATGCCCCCGAAGGCTTGCAACAAGTTGTCACCACCCTTTGAATTATTTGCTGGTGCAGATAATCCATCTACAGATTTCTGTAGCAGTAATAGGTAAAAGAAACCAGCAAGCCCACCAGCTAAGAACGCATAAGTGGATTTCTCATTGGAACAGAGATTTAGAATCGATGAACCAGTCAATATAAGAATAAGGTCATAAAGTAGCAATGAAAACTTAAGCTCTGCGTACTCCTTCATGCTAGCCTCCCTAGTCTGTTTATGGTCTGGAAGGGTTTGTGATAAAGACTGCTTATTTAGTGAGCTTGAGAACGAATTCCGAGATAACTCAGTACTGAACGATGGTCTTAGCTCAGCTACAGATATCCCCCCTTCTCCAAGCAGCAAATTGTGAGATTCAAACGTGTACTGAAGACAATCAAAACCACTTTCATCTTTGTTTACAATAGATTCAGATAAGTGTGCAGGGCCATTTACAACCGTCAACTTTAAACCatcaagcctccaagaacctgaCATTGAAGATTAGAAATGAAAACCACATCAATCTTTGATTGGAAAGATTATTTTGTAAACGTTGACCTTGGTTGAGGAAATCATTCATAAGGCTACTCTAAGATATTTCGATACTGAATACCTCGTAGCCTACCTGTTTCAAGACCAATCCAAATTGCTTCAATTTTCCCTAACTTGGATCCTTTGAAAGTGACAACATCAACATAACCTCTCTGGAAGTGAAGAGATTCATTTGAATTTGTGTCTACCCCTGGCATGGGGATCACAGCTAACCTCTGTAGTATTGCATTTCCATTTTCATCTATTAAGCAAAGCAGTAATGCAGCGTTTATGTCATTCAAAGAAGAGCCATAATCACTACTTGTGCAGAGCTCAACTATGTAATAAGAGTTATGCAAGTCCAACTCCAAGGAAGACAATGTATCTTCATGTAAATATTTTGTGTGCTTTGCTTCAGTGCTCTGCAAAAGACGTGAAGGTTTTGCAAAACCCTGAAAATCTGAAGACAATCGGTCAGTTTATAGACCTTGAGGTTTATGCAAATAAAAGTACAAAAAAAAACCATTTTAGAAGACTTCTCAATCAATTACCCCATAAACATGCATGAGGGATATGAAATATGGCCGTGGTACAATGACTGAATTAAAAGGAGATGTTAACTCTAACCAAAAGATAAATCCACACCCAACAGGATATCAAAATATCCAAATTGTACATACACAGTTATCCAAACTCCTTAATTAATCAGAGAGCATTAGCCATCAGAAAAGCATATAAAACAAAGCAAGCACCTTTCATCCAACACATTGGCAAACCCAACTTATCATTCCAATGCAAATTTATGAACCATTTCCAAACTATAGCATGAGATAAGTACAAAAATTGTATGTATCATCCTTCTGATCTAATATACCCTACATTAAAGTTGAGGAACAGAAGTGTTTTACACTTTTAACTATCCAGTATCATCTGTCAGTCTCACCAGCAAAGGTTGCTGAGAAAAGAAAGGTTGCAGTTGAAAACAGTCAGACCATAGAGAAAGGAGATGACTTAGGATTTGTTTTGCTTTATGAGATAGATGGTAACAGGTTTGCACATACTGTAGGATCTAATGTCTGTATTCATTATCAATGATCTTAAGACTTCCAATAAGACAAGAAGAGGCTGCTGGTAATTTGATCCACATGATCCTCCTACAACACTATTTTTTCGTTTTTCGGTTTTTTAGCAAGATATAAACACCTGTGAGATTTCCCAAGGTAGTTCAAACTAGAATGACTGTCATTGTCATACTACTTAAATGAATGCAACCATTTATATAATAGTGAAAAGTGTGACACAGAACAAAGAAACTTTCGCATGCCTCAGGAAATACATTAGAACTGCAATATTTGACACTAGAGCAAATTAGAATGACAAatcacaaaaattcaaaaatttcatGAAACTAATACAATGACATGATAGATTGATCTATTAATTGATTGaattattctttaaaaaaaacagagaaagtaTGCCCCCTAGATATTCCTCTTTTTTCACAGAATGCTCCATTGAAGCAATGTGTTATTCCCTGAAATAATAGAACTAATTTTTACATCATC
Coding sequences:
- the LOC122046922 gene encoding uncharacterized protein LOC122046922; protein product: MEDLILKYLITSTHANPSFAKGYSKNSILEVSNIPNMFPIQWKVNKHMNSSRFATQSKRTPMQDFQGFAKPSRLLQSTEAKHTKYLHEDTLSSLELDLHNSYYIVELCTSSDYGSSLNDINAALLLCLIDENGNAILQRLAVIPMPGVDTNSNESLHFQRGYVDVVTFKGSKLGKIEAIWIGLETGSWRLDGLKLTVVNGPAHLSESIVNKDESGFDCLQYTFESHNLLLGEGGISVAELRPSFSTELSRNSFSSSLNKQSLSQTLPDHKQTREASMKEYAELKFSLLLYDLILILTGSSILNLCSNEKSTYAFLAGGLAGFFYLLLLQKSVDGLSAPANNSKGGDNLLQAFGGIKRQWVPLVLVIATSAVMLKYRMGGTTTLALSPTELFVGISGFLTSKIAVLLAAFKPVQRNQKGE